A section of the Kribbella sp. HUAS MG21 genome encodes:
- a CDS encoding GNAT family N-acetyltransferase: MDAYLETERLRLRRFTGDDLELLAALDSDPEVMRFLTGQPTSRDEVGSVVLPRILEGYAAHPQLGTFKAEAPEGFIGWFGLQPTAEPRTVDVGYRLNRAAWGKGYATEGTRALIAKAFTELGMERVVADTMAVNHRSRDVMRRSGLRFEKLWHEHFDDPLPGTEFGEVLYALDRATWEADAHE; the protein is encoded by the coding sequence GTGGATGCGTATCTGGAGACGGAGCGGCTGCGGTTGCGGCGGTTCACCGGCGACGACCTCGAGCTACTCGCGGCGCTGGACTCGGATCCCGAGGTGATGCGGTTCCTGACGGGACAGCCGACGTCGCGGGACGAGGTCGGGAGTGTCGTGTTGCCGCGGATCCTCGAGGGGTACGCCGCGCATCCGCAGCTCGGGACGTTCAAGGCCGAGGCGCCGGAGGGGTTCATCGGGTGGTTCGGGCTGCAGCCGACCGCGGAGCCGCGGACCGTGGACGTCGGCTACCGGCTGAACCGCGCCGCCTGGGGCAAGGGGTACGCGACCGAGGGCACGCGCGCGTTGATCGCGAAGGCGTTCACAGAGCTCGGTATGGAGCGCGTCGTGGCGGACACGATGGCGGTCAACCACCGCTCGCGGGACGTGATGCGGCGGTCGGGCCTGCGCTTCGAGAAGCTGTGGCACGAGCACTTCGACGATCCGCTGCCCGGCACCGAGTTCGGCGAGGTGCTGTACGCACTCGACCGCGCGACCTGGGAAGCTGATGCGCATGAGTGA
- a CDS encoding HAD family acid phosphatase — translation MSDERPYAVLDIDATLSDTSRRIHFIEKKPKDWDSFFAHAKDDAVLDEGLAVATTLAADHVIVYLTGRPERIRRDTEKWLRDNGFPDGKVYMRGNTDRRPSMLMKLGRLKRLAEQRPIAVLVDDDVKVIAAAKKAGYPVLRADWGLDAETQPTLFEAQESEGRT, via the coding sequence ATGAGTGACGAGCGCCCGTACGCCGTACTGGACATCGACGCGACCTTGTCGGACACCAGCCGGCGGATCCACTTCATCGAGAAGAAGCCGAAGGACTGGGACTCGTTCTTCGCGCACGCCAAGGACGACGCCGTACTCGACGAAGGGCTGGCCGTCGCGACCACGCTGGCGGCCGACCACGTGATCGTCTACCTGACCGGGCGCCCGGAGCGGATCCGCCGCGACACCGAGAAGTGGCTGCGGGACAACGGCTTCCCGGACGGCAAGGTGTACATGCGCGGCAACACCGACCGGCGGCCGTCGATGCTGATGAAACTCGGCCGGCTCAAGCGGCTCGCCGAGCAGCGGCCGATCGCGGTGCTGGTCGACGACGACGTCAAGGTGATCGCCGCCGCCAAGAAGGCCGGCTACCCGGTGCTGAGGGCCGACTGGGGACTCGACGCCGAGACCCAGCCGACCCTCTTCGAAGCCCAGGAGTCCGAAGGACGTACCTGA